In Candidatus Woesearchaeota archaeon, a single genomic region encodes these proteins:
- a CDS encoding ferritin-like domain-containing protein, translating to MNRKLKLISDPVNELLMRQIVHELQNYLLYNSFANYFAEQGIDSLYTYYKKRAAEEKVHHDWIFDYLTKGDCRIIYPNIPTLDIQTVESIIDPFLVTVEREIETTNMIYEIYEIAEKEKDFMTMSWLYEKLIKEQIEEENVSRAAQSIMELEGAGLLEKSEKVLELLDT from the coding sequence ATGAACAGAAAATTAAAACTAATAAGCGACCCAGTAAATGAGCTATTGATGCGTCAAATAGTGCATGAATTACAAAATTACTTATTATACAATAGTTTTGCTAATTATTTTGCAGAACAAGGAATAGACTCTCTATATACATATTATAAAAAGAGAGCTGCTGAAGAAAAAGTACACCATGATTGGATATTTGATTATCTTACAAAAGGAGATTGTAGAATAATTTATCCAAACATACCTACTTTAGACATACAAACCGTAGAGTCTATTATTGATCCTTTTCTAGTTACTGTAGAGAGAGAAATAGAAACTACTAATATGATTTATGAAATCTATGAAATTGCTGAAAAAGAAAAAGATTTTATGACCATGAGTTGGTTGTATGAAAAATTAATCAAGGAACAAATAGAAGAAGAAAATGTAAGTAGAGCAGCCCAATCTATTATGGAATTAGAAGGTGCTGGATTACTTGAAAAATCTGAGAAAGTATTAGAACTTTTAGACACATAA